The DNA sequence CAGCACCGTGGTGGCCGCGCCGATGGCCGGGGCGGTCGCCGCCGACGTGGAGATCTGCACCGCTACCGGGTGTGTGGCGCGGGCGAAGAAGGCGCGGTCCAGCTCCTCTTGGATGATCGGCAGGTACAGGGAGCCGGCGACGGCCAGGCTCTGCCCGCTCAGCACGACGCGGTCGAGGTCCAGCACGTTGGCCAGGGTGCGGGTGGCCATCGCCAGATAGCGGGCGGAGCGGTCGACGATCGCGCGGGCCGCGGGCTCGCCGCGGCGTGCGGCGCGGGCGACGGCCGCGAATTCCGCCGCCACCGACGAGCGGCCGCGCGGGCCGTCTGGGTCGAGTCCCGCCGAACGCGCCGCCTCGGCGTCGGCCCGGGCCCGGGCCACCACGGCGGCGGGCCCGGCCATGACCTCGGTGCACCCGCGCGCCCCGCACCAGCACTCCGGTCCGTCGGGATCGAGGCAGATGTGCCCGATCTCGCCGGCGTTGCCGCTGGTGCCGTGGTAGGGGATGCCGTTGATGAGGATGCCCGAGCCGATGCCGGTGCAGACGTAGACGGCGGCGAAGGTCGAGGAACCGTTGACCGCGCCGGACCAGTACTCGCCCAGGGCCGCCGCGGTGGCGTCGTTGCCGAGGACGACCGGGAGCCCCGTTCGCCGCTCGACCGCCTCGTCCAGCGGGAAGTCCTCCCAGTGCCGCATGATGGGCGGAGCCAGCCGCATGCCGGTGGTGGGGGTCAGCGGCCCCGGAGAGACGAGGCCGATCCCCAGCACGCGCGCCTCATCCACCCCGACACCGTCGATCAGCGTGCGCACCTCGGCGGCCATCCGCTCGACGACCGCGGGCGGGTCCTCGGTGCCCGCGCCGGCCCGGGTCATCCGCGCCACGACCGAGCCGCCGAGGTCGGTGAGCACGTAGGCGATGCCGGAGTGGTCCAGGTGCACGCCGACGGCGTAGCGGGAGGACTGGTCGAGCTGGAGCAGCACCCGCGGCTTGCCGCCGGTGGACTCCGCGCGCCCGGTTTCCTTGACCAGGCCGTCCTCGATGAGCTTGCGCACGACCGTCGAGATGGTGGCGCCGGTGAACCCGGTGGCGTCGATGAGGCCGACGCGGCTGATGGTGCCCGCTGCCCGGATCACGTCGAGCACCGCCGCCCGGCTGCTGGCATGCGGAATCGCCCGCGCTGGCGCGCCCACCTGGAACCTCCGCTTCACTCCCCGCTGCGATCCGGCGCGGTCCCTGCGCTGACCCGCGCGGTCGCCGCCGGCACCTGCGGAGTTTACCGCCGCGCTCACGCCGCCCTGCGCGCCGGTCGCCCGGGCTCGTCGGATGAATACCCACCGCAGCCCGGGGCCACTCGCGCGGCCACGGGAAATCGACCGCCGGACGCAGTCCTGCACGGCGGCCTTTTCCGCCATAGGCGGTTCCGCGGAACCGAAAGTATCGGAATTCCGGCGCGCCCGGCGAATTCGCGCCGCGTGACCTGGGGCGGGATCTCCACCCGACCTGCAACCCTGGCGAATGTGTGTATACCGGTTTACCCTCGATGCGGCAATGATCACTCCGAGCACGAGGTGGCACACCCGGGGGATTCGCGTGTCGGGTGAGTGGATTTCCGATTCTCAGGAGCCAGAATGTCGCACCACCGATGGGCGTGGCGCGTTTCCGCGACCACGACCGCGCTCGTCTTCGGGTTACTGACCCACCTCGGCCCCGCGGCCGCCGAGGAGGCCGGCCCGGCGGCCGCGGACCCGCCCGCCGCGGCTGCCGAGGCGCAACTCCCGCTGGATCGGCTGCAGGTCACCAGCACCCGTACCGACGCCGCGCGGCTGGACCGCCCCACAGCGATCGACTCGCCCGCCGACGGCAGCGGTCGGCTTTTCATCACGGAGAAGGAGACCGGAACGGTCCGCGCCTACCATCCCGACACCGGCCTTTCCGCCGAACCGCTGCTCGACATCGGCGACCGCATCACCACCGAGGGCAATGAGCAGGGGCTTCTCGGAATCGCCACGCCGCCCGATTTCGCGCAGCACCCGGCGCTCTACGTCGCCTATACCGGCGCCGACGCGGGAACGCTGACGCTCTCCCGTTTTCCGATGGACAGTCCCGACCAGTCGAGTGTCCCCGCCGACGGCGAGGAGGTGCTGCTCACCGAGGAGCACTCCGAATACACCAACCACAACGGCGGCGCGGTGGAGTTCGGTCCCGAGGGATACCTGTACTGGAGCCTGGGCGACGGCGGAAACGCCGGAGACAGCCTGAACAACGGGCAGAACCTCGGCACGCTGCTGGGTTCGATCGTGCGCATCGACGTCAGTCAGGCGTGCGGCGGACTCGCCTACTGCGTCCCCGAGGACAACCCGTTCGTCGGCGTGGCCGACGCGCGCCCGGAGATCTGGGTCTACGGTCTGCGCAACCCGTGGCGGTTCTCCTTCGACCCGAAGAACGGTTCGATGTGGATCGCCGACGTGGGCCAGGGCATTCACGAGGAGGTCAACCACCTGCAGGCCGACGAGGGCGGCACCAACTTCGGCTGGCCGTGCCGCGAGGGGCCGGCCGAATACGACGCGGAACGCTGCGACCCCGCGGCCGACTACACCGACCCGGTGTTCTCCTACACCCACGAGGGCACCAACTGCTCGGTGACCGGCGGACTCGTCTACCGCGGCGAGCGATACGCCGACCTGGCCGGCGGCACCTACGTGATGACCGACTACTGCAGCGCCAACACCTGGGGCATCCGCCACACGGGCGGCGGCGAGTACACCACCGAGCCCATCGGCACCCTGCCGATCCAGGTCACCAGCCTCGGCGCCGACGCCTCGGGCGAGCTGTACGCGGTCAACGACCTGCCGGGCGGCTTGCACCGCGTCGGCTTCGAGGCGCTGCCGCCGCCCGTCAGCTGCACGGTGGGTTACACGGTGGACAGCGAGTGGGGCGACGGGTTCACCGCGTCGCTGGAGGTGACCAACACCGGCGACGAGCCCATCGAAGGCTGGACGCTGGAGTGGGACTTCCCCGGTGACCAGCAGGTCACCAACGCCTGGCAGGCCGAGGTCACCCAGGACGGCACCACGGTCTCGGCGGCGAACCTGGACTGGAACAACGTGATCGCGCCGGGCGAGTCCCGCCGGTTCGGCGTCCACGCCACGTTCAGCGGCGCCAACACCGCGCCCGAGGAGTTCACCCTGAACGGCTCCGCCTGCGAGCAGTAGACGCACCCGCAAGCGGCGCGTGCGGTGGACCCGGCCGGGTCCACCGCACGCGCCGACGCGCTTCCCGCGCCGCGCGGAGGGGAGACGGGGCGAAATACGGGGCGCGGTAGTCGGGATTTTTCCCACGGAGGCTCCCGCGTCAGCCCCGAGCGGTTCCCGGCCGTAGCGCTCGCTCGGCGAGGCCGGGTCCCTGCCGCCGCCCGAGGGGACCGGCCCTTACGCTGTGGAAAACAGTTATGCCTGCGCCGCGAGCACGGCGGTCGCGGTGGTAGTCGGTTGACTTACTTTATTCGCTGACGTAAGAATCCTGACTGAGTGCGCACCGCCGCCACCCTGCCGAACCGCCCGCCCTTCCCCGACCCGCCGCGGCGGGTCCAGCCTGGAGTGATATCGCCGATGATGCGTCAGACCCTGCACGAGGACTGGCTCCTCTCCGCCGCAGACGGGCCGGTACCCGCGGAGATCGCCGGACGCACCGTCCCCGCCCAGGTGCCGGGCAGCGCCCACGTGGACCTGCTCGCCGCCGACCTGATCAGCGACCCCTACCTCGATACCGTAGAGACCGACCTCGCCTGGGCCCACCGCACCTCGTGGCGCTACACGCTCACCTTCCAGGCCGACGCCCCCGAAGCGGGCGAACGCGTCGACCTCGCCTTCGACGGCCTGGACACCGTCGCGACCGTCCACCTCAACGGCCACCGGCTCGGCAGCACCGCCAACATGCACCGCGCCTACCGCTTCGACGTCCGCGAGGCGCTGCGCGGCGGAGCCAACGAACTCACCGTCGACTTCTCGCCCGCTCTGGACTACGCGGAGCGGGAGCGGGAACGCCTCGGACACCGGCCGCACACCAACACCCATCCCTACAACATGGTCCGCAAGATGGCCTGCTCCTTCGGCTGGGACTGGGGGCCGGACCTGCAGACGGCCGGCATCTGGAAGCCGGTGCGCCTGGAGCGCTGGCGGGGTGCGCGCATCACCGGGGTGCGCCCGCTGGTCACCGTCGACGAGCAGGGGACCGGCCGCATCGAGGCGCATGTGGGCGTCGAGCGCGCCGCGGCCGACGGCGCCGCGACGGCGGTCACCGCGCGCGCGGCGGGCCGGGAGGTGCGCATCGACGTTCCCGAGGGCGCCGACGAAGCCGTCGCCGTGATCGAGGTGCCCGACGCCGAACTGTGGTGGCCGGCCGGCTACGGCGGTCAGCCGCTCTACGACCTCGACCTCGCGCTCGCCGACGCCTGGGGCACGGAACTGGACCGTGCGCACCGGCGCATCGGATTCCGCACGGTGGCCGTGGACACCGCGCCCGACGAGATCGGCGCCCGCTTCACCGTGACCGTCAACGGGCGGTCCATCGCCGTCAAGGGCGCCAACTGGATCCCCGACGACCACTTCCTCACCCGCATCACCCGCGATCGGCTGGTGCGGCGCGTCGACCAGGCCCTCGGCGCGCACATGAACATGCTGCGCGTGTGGGGCGGCGGTATCTACGAGACCGACGACTTCTACGACGTCTGCGACGAGCGCGGCGTGCTCGTCTGGCAGGACTTCGCGCTGGCCTGCGCCGCCTACCCCGAGGAGGAGCCGCTGGCCGCGGAGTTCGAGGCCGAGGCGCGCGAAAACGTCGCCCGGCTCAGCTCGCACCCGTCCCTGGCGGTGTGGAACGGCGGCAACGAGAACCTGTGGGGCTTCGCCGACTGGGGCTGGCCAGAGGAGCTGCAGGGCCGCACCTGGGGCGCGCACTACTACTACGAGCTCTTCCCGCGCATCGTCGCCGAGGTCGACCCCACCCGCCCCTACGTCGACGGCAGCCCCTGCAGCCCCGGATTCGGCCCGGGCGAGCTGCACCCCAACGACCCCGACCACGGGTGCCGCCACGAGTGGGAGGTGTGGAACAACGTCGACTACACCACCTACCGCGACATCGTGCCGCGCTTCTGCTCGGAGTTCGGCTTCCAGGGGCCGCCGACCTGGGCGACGCTGACCACCTGGATCCACGACGAGCCGCTGGCCCCCACCTCGCCGGCGTTCCTGCTGCACCAGAAGGCCAACGACGGCAACGGCAAACTGCACCGCGGCATGCAGGGCCATCTGCCCGTCCCCGCGGACTTCGCCGACTGGCACTGGGCCACCCAGCTCAACCAGGCGCGGGCGATCACCTTCGGTGTCGAGCACTTCCGGTCGTGGTGGCCGCGTACCGCCGGCACGCTGGTCTGGCAGCTGAACGACTGCTGGCCGGTGACCTCCTGGGCCGCGGTCGACGGCGACGAGCGGCCCAAGCCGCTCTACTACGCGCTGCGCCACGCCTACGCCCCGCGCCTGCTCACCTTCCAGCCGCGCGAGGGCCGAACGGCGCTGATCGCCGTCAACGACACCGACGAGGCCTGGCACGGCCACGTGCACCTCCAGCGGCAGGGCTTCGACGGCGCCGTACACGAGGCCGCTAAGATCGAGCTGGCCGTGGCGGCCCGCTCGGTCGCCCGGTTCGACCCGGCCGAGCCGCTGCTCGCTCCGGCCGACCCGAGCAAGGAGCTACTGCTGGCCGCCACCGACGACACCCGTACCGTGCACCTGTTCGGCGAGGACGTCGACCTGGCCTACGACCCCGAACCCCTCAGCGCCGTCGCCGCGGCCGTCCCCGAGGGCTACCGGGTGGACGTGCGCGCACGCTCCTTCGCCCGCGACGTCGCGGTGCTCGCCGACCGGGCCGCCGGCGACGCCGAGGCCGACGACATGCTCGTGCCGATGCTCGCCGGCGAGACCCGTTCGTTCACCGTGCGCACCGCCGCCCGGATCGACCCGGCGCAACTGACCGGTCCGCAGGTGCTGCGCTGCGCCAACAGCCTGTCACAGCAGACGGCCGGCACTGCATGAACGCCGCGGAGCACCCCCGTTCGGCGGCGGGCGCGATCGGACTTGTTCTGGCGCGCCCGCCCCGCCTGCTCGGCGTCGAACCGTTCTTCATGGAGTTCATCGGCGGTATCGAGGAGCGGCTGGCCGAGCGCGACATGTCGGTGCTGCTGCACATCGTCGCCGACCAGCGGGCCGAGCTCGACGCCTACCGCCGCTGGGCGGAGCGCGGGCTCGTCGACGCCGTGGCCGTGGTCAACCTGACCGCGGGCGACGAGCGGCCGGGGGTGCTCGCCGATCTCGGCCTGCCCGCGGTGCTGGTGGGCACCGCCGACGGCAGCCCGGCCGCGCCCGCGGTGCGCACCGACGACACGGCGCCGGTGCACGAGGCCCTGCGGCACCTGCTGGAGCTGGGCCACCGCCGAGTTGCGCGGGTGAGTGGACCCGCCGCCCTGCTGCACACCCGCAACCGCACCGCGGCGCTGGAGCAGGGGTGCCGGGACGCGGGGATCGACCCGCCGATCGTGGAAGAGGGCGACTATTCGCGCGAGGCCGGAGCCGAGCTGACCACCCGGCTGCTGCGCCGATCCGATGCGCCCACGGCCATCCTCTACGACAACGACGTCATGGCGGTAGCGGGACTGCAGGCGGCCAAGGCGCGCAGAGTGCGCGTTCCGGAGAGGTTGAGCATCGTGGCCTGGGACGACTCCACCCAGTGCCGACTGGCCTCGCCGCCGCTGACCACGATGAGCGTGGACGTCCACCAGTACGGGATCGCGGTCGCCGAGTCCGCCCTGGAGGCCGCCGCCGGCATGCCCGCGGCGGAGCGGTGGTCGCCGACCGCCCGCATCACCCCGCGG is a window from the Streptomonospora litoralis genome containing:
- a CDS encoding glycoside hydrolase family 2 protein, which encodes MMRQTLHEDWLLSAADGPVPAEIAGRTVPAQVPGSAHVDLLAADLISDPYLDTVETDLAWAHRTSWRYTLTFQADAPEAGERVDLAFDGLDTVATVHLNGHRLGSTANMHRAYRFDVREALRGGANELTVDFSPALDYAERERERLGHRPHTNTHPYNMVRKMACSFGWDWGPDLQTAGIWKPVRLERWRGARITGVRPLVTVDEQGTGRIEAHVGVERAAADGAATAVTARAAGREVRIDVPEGADEAVAVIEVPDAELWWPAGYGGQPLYDLDLALADAWGTELDRAHRRIGFRTVAVDTAPDEIGARFTVTVNGRSIAVKGANWIPDDHFLTRITRDRLVRRVDQALGAHMNMLRVWGGGIYETDDFYDVCDERGVLVWQDFALACAAYPEEEPLAAEFEAEARENVARLSSHPSLAVWNGGNENLWGFADWGWPEELQGRTWGAHYYYELFPRIVAEVDPTRPYVDGSPCSPGFGPGELHPNDPDHGCRHEWEVWNNVDYTTYRDIVPRFCSEFGFQGPPTWATLTTWIHDEPLAPTSPAFLLHQKANDGNGKLHRGMQGHLPVPADFADWHWATQLNQARAITFGVEHFRSWWPRTAGTLVWQLNDCWPVTSWAAVDGDERPKPLYYALRHAYAPRLLTFQPREGRTALIAVNDTDEAWHGHVHLQRQGFDGAVHEAAKIELAVAARSVARFDPAEPLLAPADPSKELLLAATDDTRTVHLFGEDVDLAYDPEPLSAVAAAVPEGYRVDVRARSFARDVAVLADRAAGDAEADDMLVPMLAGETRSFTVRTAARIDPAQLTGPQVLRCANSLSQQTAGTA
- a CDS encoding PQQ-dependent sugar dehydrogenase, coding for MSHHRWAWRVSATTTALVFGLLTHLGPAAAEEAGPAAADPPAAAAEAQLPLDRLQVTSTRTDAARLDRPTAIDSPADGSGRLFITEKETGTVRAYHPDTGLSAEPLLDIGDRITTEGNEQGLLGIATPPDFAQHPALYVAYTGADAGTLTLSRFPMDSPDQSSVPADGEEVLLTEEHSEYTNHNGGAVEFGPEGYLYWSLGDGGNAGDSLNNGQNLGTLLGSIVRIDVSQACGGLAYCVPEDNPFVGVADARPEIWVYGLRNPWRFSFDPKNGSMWIADVGQGIHEEVNHLQADEGGTNFGWPCREGPAEYDAERCDPAADYTDPVFSYTHEGTNCSVTGGLVYRGERYADLAGGTYVMTDYCSANTWGIRHTGGGEYTTEPIGTLPIQVTSLGADASGELYAVNDLPGGLHRVGFEALPPPVSCTVGYTVDSEWGDGFTASLEVTNTGDEPIEGWTLEWDFPGDQQVTNAWQAEVTQDGTTVSAANLDWNNVIAPGESRRFGVHATFSGANTAPEEFTLNGSACEQ
- a CDS encoding ROK family protein translates to MLDVIRAAGTISRVGLIDATGFTGATISTVVRKLIEDGLVKETGRAESTGGKPRVLLQLDQSSRYAVGVHLDHSGIAYVLTDLGGSVVARMTRAGAGTEDPPAVVERMAAEVRTLIDGVGVDEARVLGIGLVSPGPLTPTTGMRLAPPIMRHWEDFPLDEAVERRTGLPVVLGNDATAAALGEYWSGAVNGSSTFAAVYVCTGIGSGILINGIPYHGTSGNAGEIGHICLDPDGPECWCGARGCTEVMAGPAAVVARARADAEAARSAGLDPDGPRGRSSVAAEFAAVARAARRGEPAARAIVDRSARYLAMATRTLANVLDLDRVVLSGQSLAVAGSLYLPIIQEELDRAFFARATHPVAVQISTSAATAPAIGAATTVLQSELVPLQPGTRIPEHLAEPEQARARPAEA
- a CDS encoding LacI family DNA-binding transcriptional regulator codes for the protein MNAAEHPRSAAGAIGLVLARPPRLLGVEPFFMEFIGGIEERLAERDMSVLLHIVADQRAELDAYRRWAERGLVDAVAVVNLTAGDERPGVLADLGLPAVLVGTADGSPAAPAVRTDDTAPVHEALRHLLELGHRRVARVSGPAALLHTRNRTAALEQGCRDAGIDPPIVEEGDYSREAGAELTTRLLRRSDAPTAILYDNDVMAVAGLQAAKARRVRVPERLSIVAWDDSTQCRLASPPLTTMSVDVHQYGIAVAESALEAAAGMPAAERWSPTARITPRGSTARPSVHAAV